The sequence ACCGTTATCCAGGCATTCAAAAAAGCTGATAATATTCTTTATGACGCAGCCAAAGCTCTTTCTGATATCATCAATTTCAGCGGTTATATCAGCGTAGATTTCGCAGATGTCAAGACCGTTATGTCCAACAAAGGTTTTGCCATGATCGGAACCGGGATCGGAGAAGGGGAAAATCGTGCTGTTGATGCTGCCAAAGCAGCCATGTCCAATCCGCTTCTTTCCGATGTTTCCCTGAAAAACTCCCAGGGAATCCTTATCAATATTACAGCGAGTGAAGCTGTGAAAATGGATGAATTCGAACAGATCTTCAATAATATCATCAAAGAAACCGGAGATCAGGGTGATATTATCAACGGAATTATCTTTGATGAAAAAATGGAAGAAAAAATCAAAGTAACTCTGATCGCTACCGGTTTAAAGATGACTAATACAAAAGTTTACGAAATCGAGAATTTCAAGAAAAAAAGCGAAGACAGTAGTGAGGAATTGAACGATATCCTGGAAAGGATCAGAAATCCAAGAACAAATGATATTGAAAAACAGCAGCAGGAGAGCAAGCAGCAGCAGATCAAACCTAAAATGGATATCCCTGCTTTTATGAGGAAATTTTCTAATTAGATTTTCGAGTCGTAAGGAGCTTGTGACGACGTCTTGAAACTCTTCTTTTTCAACTCGCCGTTTCACTTACGAGTCGAAATGTGAGGAATCAGTTGAATCAGTTGAATCTGTTAAACTTGTTGAATTAGGAAAAAGAACTGACTTTCCGAAGCTTCCAACAAAAGAACTCTTTCAATAAGATTCGGAAAAGTGCAAAAGGAATTTACTTTTAATTCTCGGTCAAACCTTCGAATCCTGAATTGCGAGAAAAGTTAGTAGAAGTCTTCGGAAGGTCAACTAACTGATTCTTCAGTTATTATTTCGACTCGTCATTCTTTACGAATCGAATAAAATGTATCTATGAATGAATTTATAATAAGAATCCTGATCCTGTCATTTTCCATTTACCTGGTTGGGAAAGCCACGAAATTATTTTATGTCGAGGATTTTTTCACAGCAATCCTGACAGCGT is a genomic window of Candidatus Cloacimonadota bacterium containing:
- the ftsZ gene encoding cell division protein FtsZ — protein: MEEIDIELDLTKELTSIGTHIKIIGVGGAGGNAINTMIENSLEGVEFIAANTNIIDLKKSKARLKLQLGKETTKGLGTGAHPELGRQSAEESREDIKHHLEGADMVFIVAGMGGGTGTGAAPIIASMAKEMGILTIGIVNRPFNWEGKKRRMNAQDGIKQLAENVDSLIVIPNEKIKEQYSDLTVIQAFKKADNILYDAAKALSDIINFSGYISVDFADVKTVMSNKGFAMIGTGIGEGENRAVDAAKAAMSNPLLSDVSLKNSQGILINITASEAVKMDEFEQIFNNIIKETGDQGDIINGIIFDEKMEEKIKVTLIATGLKMTNTKVYEIENFKKKSEDSSEELNDILERIRNPRTNDIEKQQQESKQQQIKPKMDIPAFMRKFSN